A genome region from Rattus norvegicus strain BN/NHsdMcwi chromosome 17, GRCr8, whole genome shotgun sequence includes the following:
- the Zfp431l10 gene encoding zinc finger protein 431-like isoform X1, whose product MIGLMCFDVGCRVSYGRAGNLLSRDMTVTFEDVHVNFTQEEWALLDPFQKKLYKDVMLETYRNLNAIGFNWEEQNIEEHCQRSRRQKRHERSQSAEIPSEYTHCGKPFALHAHSHPQRNERIHSEKKPSEVIQCVEAFAPYTSLQIHKRTQARQKPYGCSQCGKVFSNHSKLKKHESLHTEKKPYKYNECDKAYPRPSSLQMHKRVHTGEKPYKCNECDKAFSDHSSLQKHKRVHTGEKHYKCNECDKAFSVHSSLQTHKRVHTGQKPYKCNECDKAFSRPSRLKQHKYIHTGEKPYKCNECDKAFSQHHSIRKHKRNHTGEKPYKCNECDKAFSDHSSLQSHKRDHNGEKPYKCNECDKAFSRPSNLQTHKSVHTGEKPYKCNECDKTFSRPSSLQKHKRVHTGEKPYKCNECDKAFSDHSSLQSHKRVHTGEKPYKCNECDKAFSDHSSLQSHKRVHTGEKPYKCSECDKAFSETSSLQKHKRVHTGEKPYKCNECDKAFSVHSNLRKHKRVHTGEKPYKCNECDKTFSRHRSLQTHKRVHTGEKPYKCNECDKTFSRPSSLQKHKRVHTVEKPYKCNECDKAFSVHSSLQTHKRVHTGEKPYKCNECDKAFSRPSRLKQHKYVHTGEKPYKCNECDKAFSEHSSLQMHKRVHTGEKPYKCNECGKAFSGHSNLQKHKRVHTGEKPYKCNECDKAFSEISSLQKHKRVHTGEKPYKCNECDKAFSVHSNLRKHKRVHTGEKPYKCNECNKAFSDHSSLQTHKRVHTGEKPYKCNECDKAFSRPSSLQTHKRVHTGEKPYKCNECDKTFSRPSSLQKHKRVHTGEKPYKCNECDKAFSRRSSLQKHKRVHTGEKPYKCNECDKAFSRPS is encoded by the exons ACAGTGACTTTTGAGgatgtgcatgtgaacttcactCAGGAAGAGTGGGCTTTGCTAGATCCCTTCCAGAAGAAGCTCTACAAAGATGTCATGCTGGAGACCTACAGGAACCTCAATGCTATAG GCTTTAATTGGGAAGAACAAAATATTGAGGAACATTGTCAAAGATCTAGAAGACAGAAGAG GCATGAAAGAAGTCAGAGTGCAGAGATTCCCTCCGAATATACTCACTGTGGAAAACCCTTTGCTTTACATGCTCACAGTCATCCTCAAAGGAATGAAAGGATCCATTCAGAAAAGAAGCCCTCTGAAGTTATTCAGTGTGTTGAAGCCTTTGCTCCTTACACaagtctccaaatacataaaagaacacaagctAGACAGAAACCTTATGGATGTAGTCAATGTGGTAAAGTTTTTTCAAATCACAGTAAACTTAAAAAGCATGAAAGTCTTCATACTGAAAAGAAACCCTACAAGtataatgaatgtgataaagcctatCCACGACCCAGTAGCCTCCAGATGCATAAAagagttcatactggagagaaaccctacaaatgtaatgaatgtgataaagccttttcagacCACAGTAGCCTCCAGaagcataaaagagttcacactggagagaaacactacaaatgtaatgaatgtgataaagcatTTTCAGTACACAGTAGCCTCCAGAcgcataaaagagttcacactggacagaaaccctacaaatgtaatgaatgtgataaagccttttcacgaccCAGTAGACTCAAGCAGCATAAATatattcacactggagagaaaccctacaagtgtaatgaatgtgataaagccttttcacaacaCCATAGCATACGGAAGCATAAAAGAaatcatactggagagaaaccctacaaatgtaatgaatgtgataaagccttttcagacCACAGTAGCCTCCAGTCGCATAAAAGAGATCACAAcggagaaaaaccctacaaatgtaatgaatgtgataaagccttttcacgaccCAGTAACCTCCAGACACATAAAAgtgttcacactggagagaaaccctacaaatgtaatgaatgtgataaaacCTTTTCACGACCCAGTAGCCTCCAGaagcataaaagagttcacactggagagaaaccctacaaatgtaatgaatgtgataaagccttttcagacCACAGTAGCCTCCAGTcgcataaaagagttcacactggagagaaaccctacaaatgtaatgaatgtgataaagccttttcagacCACAGTAGCCTCCAGTcgcataaaagagttcacactggagagaaaccctacaaatgtagtgaatgtgataaagccttttcagaaACCAGTAGCCTCCAGaagcataaaagagttcacactggagagaaaccctacaaatgtaatgaatgtgataaagccttttcagtaCACAGTAACCTCCGGaagcataaaagagttcacactggagagaaaccctacaaatgtaatgaatgtgataaaacATTTTCACGACACCGTAGCCTCCAGAcacataaaagagttcacactggagagaaaccctacaaatgtaatgaatgtgataaaacCTTTTCACGACCTAGTAGCCTCCAGaagcataaaagagttcacactgttgagaaaccctacaaatgtaatgaatgtgataaagcatTTTCAGTACACAGTAGCCTCCAGAcgcataaaagagttcacactggagagaaaccctacaaatgtaatgaatgtgataaagccttttcacgaccCAGTAGACTCAAGCAGCATAAATatgttcacactggagagaaaccctacaaatgtaatgaatgtgataaagccttttcggAACACAGTAGCCTCCAGAtgcataaaagagttcacactggagagaaaccctacaaatgtaatgaatgtggtaaagccttttcaggacacagtaacctccagaagcataaaagagttcacactggagagaaaccctacaaatgtaatgaatgtgataaagccttttcagaaatcagtagcctccagaagcataaaagagttcacactggagagaaaccctacaaatgtaatgaatgtgataaagccttttcagtaCACAGTAACCTCCGGaagcataaaagagttcacactggagagaaaccctacaaatgtaatgaatgtaaTAAAGCCTTTTCAGACCACAGTAGCCTCCAGAcacataaaagagttcacactggagagaaaccctacaaatgtaatgaatgtgataaagccttttcaagACCCAGTAGCCTCCAGAcacataaaagagttcacactggagagaaaccctacaaatgtaatgaatgtgataaaacCTTTTCACGACCCAGTAGCCTCCAGaagcataaaagagttcacactggagagaaaccctacaaatgtaatgaatgtgataaagccttttcacgacGCAGTAGCCTCCAGaagcataaaagagttcacactggagagaaaccctacaaatgcaatgaatgtgataaagccttttcacgaccCAGTTGA